One Sulfurimonas sp. HSL-3221 genomic window, TGCATGTCGTGTACGGCGAAGTGAGTTGAAAATGCATGAAAAGCAAATCATGATGTCCAGCAAAGTCCGGCTAGCCGGGCGGGCCCGCCGCCGAAGCGAACCCAGTGTTAACGTAGGTCAAGGGGCTTGGCTCCTTGAGCGTGTGAAAACTTTAGAAGTACCCTGCATGTCCTGTACGGCGAAATAGGAGGAAGCCATGTTCAGATCGATGTTCAACGCCTTTGCGAACCTCTTCAGACCCGTCCGGACCCACCCCTATCCCGCCGAGCCGATGCCCCTGCCCCCGGCCTGGCGGGGGCTGATAGAGTATAATGAGGAAGCATGCATTTTCTGCGACAAATGCGAGAAAGCGTGCCCGCCAAAATCGATCCGCTTTTTCCAGCACGAAGACGGGCGCAAAGAGTACCGCTACAACGCCTGGCTCTGCATCTACTGCGGCGAGTGCGTGCGGGCCTGCCCCAAACCGGAAGAGGCGCTGTGGCAGAGCGAAACGAAGGCACGTCCCGCCGTCAAAGCGGACAACGTCAACGGTGGCTGGTTCGACTGGGAAGCAGAGTGTGCGCAGAGCCGCGAAGAGTATGCGGCGGCCAAAAAAGCGGCAAAAGCCGCCAAGAAAAACGAAGGAATTTGATATGCGTATCGTTATCGTCGGCGGCGGCATCGCGGCCGCGTATATCGCCAATGCCATCAAAGAGCAGTCGCCCTCCCACGAAGTACTTATTGTCACCAAGGAAGCCCATCCTCCCTATGACCGCATCCACCTCTGCGCGCTGGTCAGCGGCAGCACCGATATCGACGAGATCGCCCTGCCCCTGCCTGCCGATGTGCAGGTGGAGCTGAACGCCGAGGTCACCAGCCTCGACATCGGGGCCAAACGCATCTTTACCGCTTCCGCTTCTTATGCCTACGACAAGCTCATCCTCGCCACCGGTTCCGAGCCGCGCCGCCTCTTCGACACGGCAGGCCTCACCAACGTGGCCACCTTCCGCAGCGCCGACGACAGTGACTGCATCGCACAGCGGATCGTCGGCAAAAACGTCGTCATGATGGGCGTAGGCCCCATCGGACTGGAGCTGCTCGATACGCTGAGCACCCTGGAGGGGCCGGAGCATATCTATCTGGTCTCGCGGGGAAACCACCTCTACGACAAAGCCCTCACCCCCTCCGCCGTGGCACTCATGAAACGCATCTACGAAGGTGCCGATCCCCGGGTCCATATCCTCTTCGAAGAGGAGATCACGGACAAGGTGATCGAAGGCGATACGATTACCAAGATCGTCATGAAAGAGCACACCATCGACGACCCCTTTGTCATCTTCGGTGTCGGCATCTCTCCCGCCGCCGCCTTCGCCAAAAGTGCCCTTGAGACGGACAAAGGTATCCTGGTCGACGAACATATGCGCACGTCCGATCCCGACGTCTATGCCGTCGGCGAAGTGGCCCAGCTTCACAACGGCTATATCGCCGGGAGGGTCAAGGAGTGTACGCTCCAGGCCGACGCCGCCGTCGCCGCGATTCTCGGGGTCGAAGACGAAGGTTTCCAGGACTTTGTCACCATCGACGGCCTCAAAGTCGGTTCCTTCCTGCTCGCCGACGTTACCTCGACCGCCTATAACCCGAAGGACGAAGCGAACGAGGACATCGTCATCGCCTCCAAAAAAGAGGGGCGGATCGACCAGTACATCATCAACGACGACCGCCTCGTGCGTTTTATCGGGATCAACACCAACATCGACGTCTTGGCATTGAAGACGATGATGGAGGAGGACAAACCGGTCGACCCGGCTTTCTTCTACGACAACAGGCTGGTGAGCGAACGCGGACGCCTGATCTGCAGCTGTGCCAGCGGCTACGAACAGGACCTCGTCGCGCTGATCAAGGAGAACTGCATCGAGAGCTTCGCCGACCTCAAACCGCTGAGCGAAGCGGGGCGGGTCTGCGGCCGCTGCAAGCAGGATGTCGTCAAGCTCATCGCCGATACCCCGGTCGA contains:
- a CDS encoding 4Fe-4S dicluster domain-containing protein; this encodes MFRSMFNAFANLFRPVRTHPYPAEPMPLPPAWRGLIEYNEEACIFCDKCEKACPPKSIRFFQHEDGRKEYRYNAWLCIYCGECVRACPKPEEALWQSETKARPAVKADNVNGGWFDWEAECAQSREEYAAAKKAAKAAKKNEGI
- a CDS encoding hydrogenase small subunit, with translation MRIVIVGGGIAAAYIANAIKEQSPSHEVLIVTKEAHPPYDRIHLCALVSGSTDIDEIALPLPADVQVELNAEVTSLDIGAKRIFTASASYAYDKLILATGSEPRRLFDTAGLTNVATFRSADDSDCIAQRIVGKNVVMMGVGPIGLELLDTLSTLEGPEHIYLVSRGNHLYDKALTPSAVALMKRIYEGADPRVHILFEEEITDKVIEGDTITKIVMKEHTIDDPFVIFGVGISPAAAFAKSALETDKGILVDEHMRTSDPDVYAVGEVAQLHNGYIAGRVKECTLQADAAVAAILGVEDEGFQDFVTIDGLKVGSFLLADVTSTAYNPKDEANEDIVIASKKEGRIDQYIINDDRLVRFIGINTNIDVLALKTMMEEDKPVDPAFFYDNRLVSERGRLICSCASGYEQDLVALIKENCIESFADLKPLSEAGRVCGRCKQDVVKLIADTPVDPEEAARLKAEREAAAKAEEMAKVQRRIDKFNKLHPANRIDSENLDEALKAFDMSSEFNRWVSMITANMRLHPSYEPLVGQSTLQLNKIPIIWLELADCSGNSEGFIKSAHPKVDDLILKYISLDYHELLMAGAGDQSELSLDGVLANDKGRYILMVEGAIPLGLEGKFLRIGPKGETGLELLKRTAKDAAAVFSIGSCAFDGGVVAAAPNPTGAVGVAEALGRDDIINLPGCPVNPINIVGTLLHYIMFDELPKLDDKNRPEWAYGFRVHDNCERRGHYDLDEFVLEWGDEGAKKGWCLFKMGCKGPYADLNCSLVKFNEGTSWPVQVGHGCFACGQGKIAFDKYANNRPLPEGEEEEIHGH